The window ACCTTCTCTAATCATCCTCACTCTGCTTATGATGAGCAAAGCAACCAAATGCTTTCTCTTAGTAAACCTTCCTTACCTGATTTTAAACCTGGTTGCAGGTAGGCTGTCTGCAAAAGCTGATGCGTACAGCTtcgaggtggtggtggtgttgtTGGAGATGCTATCGGGGCGTTGAGCGCACGACAGATCGAGAAAAGGCAAAGAACAGAGGCTGGTGGACTGGGCGCGGCCCTGCTTGGGCGACAAACGCAAACTAAATGGAATCATGGATGCGAGGCTCAAAGGGCAGTTCCAACGAGAGGAGCCAACGCTCTTGCATTGCTCGCCTCCAAGTGCATCGGCAACGATGCCAAACTCCACCCCTCGCTGTCTCAGGTCTTGGCAGGCATCCTTGGACGGACCAAATCTGCAGTCGCCATTACCCAATCACCACCAGTGATCCACTACCGTTCGACTCAATCCTGATGAGTGGTTGGCCTAAGGTCATCAGCAGAGAAATGCACTGTCCATAACTTGTAATGTGTGTCAAATGCTGCACTTCTTTAATTCTTTCTTTCACAGGCAAAAAATACCTTTCTTGATTTTGAATAGGAAACACACCGCAAGGTTTTCTGCTGCATACATACGACAGCATCAAATACAGGAGGAGCTAACAATTGCCCGGTAAAGTTCTGCAAACACATGATGGGTGCAAAAAATGTCATCTTGTCAACTAGGTTTAACAGAAAGTCAACGTCTTTCACAGCATGGAACTCTTACGGAGAAGCATCCACAAACACATGATGGGTGCAATGATGTAGCTTGTCAACTACGTTTAACAGAAAGTCAACGACTTCCACAGCATGAAACTTTTAAGGAGAAGCATCTACAAACACATGATGGGTGCAAAATATATGGCTTGTCAACTAGGTTTAACAGAAAGTCAACGTCTTCCACAGCTTGAAACTCTTGAGGAGAAGCATCCATAAACACATGATGGGTGCAAAAATGTAGCTTGTCAACTACGTTTAACAGAAAGTCAACGTCTTCCACAGCATGAAACTTTAAGGAGAAGTACCAACAAACAGACATGACCTAAACAAAAACCTAGCTCGCCGAATATGTTAACAAGAAGTATTGAGAAGTCTTACAAAAGCAGAGGTCGTCATGCTTTGGCTTAAGGTTCACTTGTAGATGCAACATGGGCATTCTCCACCTTTCCACCACCATCTTCTGCCTTGGCCTCAGCCCCTTCCATATCGGCATCATCTGGATTATGTCGCATACAGTAATTACAAGCAATGTCTGAGCAGCATAAACTCGCAGAATATCCCCCTCAAGGAACAAAGACATTCTCGATGCATGTCAATGATACAACAAGACTAACCTTCATCTGCATCATCAGGCTCATCGTCGGCACCATTCATATCCAGTTTCTGTATATTGCAAAAAGAAAATCGAGTTTAACATACCAAGAGTATCAACTGATAGCTTTTTTGCCAATTTCAACCAAATGACATACCGAGAAATCCATGTCATCAAAGTCCATGCCTCCAACTGCACAGGGCAACATTTCAAACATCATATTGTGAGGCTCCAACAAGAATAACAATCTTTGCAAGCATATAACAAGATATAATATGTACGTTCTAAGTGATGCCAGAGTGTTTACATTTCTTTTCCTTCTCGTCGTCTTCATCTTCATCGATCCATTTGTCCCAATCAACTTTCAAATAGACCGGAGGCTTCCCTGCCGTCTTCAACAGCCTACTCCACCACTTCTTCTCAGCTTTTTTGACGAGGTAGCATATAGTCCGAAGCCCGACGGCAGCTTTACTCTCCTGCAGTTCTTCTCGTCAATCCAATCTTCAAATCAAAGTGTACTATAATACGGTCAAATAAATTATTCTGATACTTACATCAACATTAACCTTgtcaaacaactcaaaatcaagtTCATATGGAATATTTTCTGCTCCACTGGTTGCAGAGAAGTAGAAACGACCATCTGGCTGTAATGTGAACTTCACATCCTTGGCATCTGGCAGTTCAATGATTATATACACCTTGTCAGATCTTTGGGCCCATTTTGTAGTCGGATGTCGGCTGCAAAATCAAGGGAAAAAAATCATCACTagcttgagaaattctagttcaaATTGAACATTGCTTGGACCAACATAAATCTAGTATACTGAATCACCAAAAATCTCCCCTCTCAGGCATCATCAACAGATCAATAGAATATGTGTACCGAGGGAAAACATCCATCCCTTCTACCATGTGGTTTCTTCAACAGTGTCTGATTAAAAAGAATTACTTTTTGGTTTCACGAGCTGTACAACACATAAGGAATAATATCCATAAATCATTCTATATATATAAAAAGGTTGATTCGGTTGAAATCCAAGAGGTTAAACACGCAGAACAGCAACACCACATATAGAACATAGGTTAGATTTCATCCGCCTACATAACCATCCATTCACACACCCTTACAGAGACCTTCGTTCGTATACACACTGCAATAAGCACAACTTAAATCAGTAGAATCAGAGTTCACACCCTCCAAATCATGTGTTCTGTCCTGATGCCAAGATTTTGAATTTGGCCAAGAAATGCTACCTCCTAATCCATCACGAAAAGTAACCAAACCCTAACTTTTAACGATTCTCGAATTGAGGAGTAGATTACCAAGAAATCGACTAAAAATCTCGAAGAGAATAAAGGGTTTTGATGCTTTACCTCATCTTGCAAGGGGGGAGAGAAGGAAGAGACGACCAAAAAAGACAACTTTCGAATAAAAGGATTGAGGCACCGCTTGCTTCGCTGTAGCAAACGAGCGCATATGCTTTTGGTATATAGGCCGAGGGGAGACACAGcgcagagtgagagagagagagagagagagagagagagagagagaacaggaaAAAGATCCTTCCATACGAGTCTAGAGAGTTCGAACATGCGCGATCATCCCTTGATCACCGTCCCACCAAACGATCTCAACCGTTCATATGATGTGATCCTCGGCGGGCCTGATGGGCCCATAATAGACTGTTGATCATGACATGATCCGGATTCGGATTTAACTTCCATGCCCGGCCCGGTTAAATTCCATCCACTTGATCATCAACAAGTTACTTAGAGATTATTGCCGTGGCGCGCATCCGACGGTCGCGTCCTGTTCCGTTCCGTTGGGGTACTCTTACGACAAGGGCCGCGAAGCGAACGCTGGCTAATGAGTACGACAACCGCTCTGAGCTTGCTTCTGCACCACGAGAGGATCGGCGGAAGAGACAGCGAAGAGCAACCCGATCCGGTTCGGCATCTTGGGGTGCTGGAGATCGCCCGCAAGCTCGCCAGTGCCTTCGGGCTCGCCCTCTCGTCGCCGTCGGGAGCCGCTCCCTTGACAATGCCCGCCGATTCATCGCCCTCGGCTCCTATGAGGCCGTCCTGGACGACCCCTGCGTCGCCGTCTACGTGCCCCTCCCCACCAACGTCCACGTTCGGTGGGTCGTCGGCGCAGCCGAACGCGGCAAGCACCTGCTGCTCGAGAAGCCTACTGCCCTCTGCACCTCAGACCTCGACCGGATCCTCGACGCCTGCCGCTCCCGCGGACGGCCAAGATGCCGGAGATGTTGTCCGATTCGGCCCGTTTTGGACAGCTAAAGACGGTAATCTGCACTTAGTTATGATGAATTAGTGTCGCTTTTTCTTATTCATTCCAAAAAGGACTTCTTTTGGGTGATCTAGAATCGAATGTAAGAAGCTATCCCGATGCATCATGCTGATTTATTGGTAGGTATCGTATTCTTGGTTGACTATACAAACTGTTCCATTCTCTTTAATTTTGACTGCTTGTTTTTTGCTAGAGAGAAGTTATCTTTGATCTCATAAATATTTATTGTATATTTATTGTATACCTGCATAGTCCACTTGAAGTTAATTGGATTGGATTAGGCTCTCTTTAGAGGCGTTCTTCTGTTTTTTACTGTAAACAGAGGTCAATTTGGGCTTTGATTTAGTAGTGGGTTATGGACTTAGACTGATTGGTAGTGTTACTTTAGGCAATATTTAATGTAAATCCGAA of the Musa acuminata AAA Group cultivar baxijiao chromosome BXJ2-10, Cavendish_Baxijiao_AAA, whole genome shotgun sequence genome contains:
- the LOC135625326 gene encoding co-chaperone protein p23-1-like; translated protein: MSRHPTTKWAQRSDKVYIIIELPDAKDVKFTLQPDGRFYFSATSGAENIPYELDFELFDKVNVDESKAAVGLRTICYLVKKAEKKWWSRLLKTAGKPPVYLKVDWDKWIDEDEDDEKEKKFGGMDFDDMDFSKLDMNGADDEPDDADEDDADMEGAEAKAEDGGGKVENAHVASTSEP